Proteins from a genomic interval of Pseudomonas anuradhapurensis:
- a CDS encoding putative bifunctional diguanylate cyclase/phosphodiesterase, giving the protein MSTPVEPLRLLLLADEPEWTVLLRDCVQALDGAAVLLTAPNWEAVDSLFSNDRQAVVLATPALQPAPGRCDLPTILLLEHEPELPPSAVSDWLVREQLNADSLRRSLRHVRERGVLVATLQRLAEQDPLTGIANRQGFQALLTARLAENDGRGVALGHLDLDNFRHVNDALGHQSGDRLILQVVARLKQQLEAGDQVARLGSDEFALLIDTRRDANRAEWIAERIVEALAEPYWIDGESLLLGCSLGLAHARVQGGADPLMWHAHIAMRQAKGSQGCTFHVFNERINRNARSLADLESELRRALRRDELELHYQPRLNLADGRIVGLEALVRWRHAERGLLPPSEFVPLAEQSGLIVPLGYWVISRALRDMQALCEGGLEPLHMAVNLSFRQFQDSQLLATLSRLIIEHGVDARWLEFELTETAVMRRNELVRQTMDALGRLGVRFSLDDFGTGFSSFVHLNSLPITLLKVDRSFVAEMEMREENRKLVHAMINLAHNLNLEVVAEGVESEEQLALLRGFGCDQVQGFLVSKPLPVGELMEFLLDYSKPKLISL; this is encoded by the coding sequence TTGTCCACGCCTGTCGAACCTCTGCGTTTGCTGCTGTTGGCTGATGAGCCGGAATGGACCGTATTGCTGCGCGACTGCGTGCAGGCATTGGACGGTGCTGCAGTGTTGCTGACTGCACCCAACTGGGAGGCGGTAGACAGCCTGTTCAGCAATGACCGCCAGGCTGTCGTGCTGGCCACACCGGCTTTGCAGCCTGCACCCGGGCGCTGCGACCTGCCGACCATCCTGCTGCTCGAGCATGAGCCCGAGCTGCCACCGAGCGCGGTCAGCGATTGGCTGGTGCGCGAGCAACTCAATGCCGACAGCTTGCGCCGCTCGCTGCGCCATGTGCGTGAACGCGGCGTGCTGGTGGCCACCTTGCAGCGCCTGGCCGAGCAGGACCCATTGACCGGTATCGCCAACCGCCAGGGCTTCCAGGCCTTGCTCACCGCGCGCCTGGCCGAGAACGATGGTCGCGGCGTTGCCCTTGGCCATCTGGACCTGGACAACTTCCGTCACGTCAACGATGCGCTTGGTCACCAGAGCGGCGACCGCCTGATCCTGCAAGTGGTGGCACGCCTGAAGCAGCAACTGGAGGCGGGTGACCAGGTGGCGCGCCTGGGCAGTGATGAGTTCGCCCTGCTGATCGACACCCGCCGTGACGCCAACCGCGCCGAGTGGATTGCCGAGCGCATTGTCGAAGCACTGGCCGAGCCGTACTGGATCGACGGCGAAAGCCTGCTGCTGGGCTGCAGCCTGGGCCTGGCCCATGCGCGTGTCCAGGGCGGGGCCGACCCGCTGATGTGGCACGCGCACATTGCCATGCGCCAGGCCAAAGGCAGCCAGGGCTGTACCTTCCATGTGTTCAACGAGCGCATCAACCGCAATGCCCGCAGCCTTGCCGACCTGGAGAGCGAGCTGCGTCGTGCCCTGCGCCGTGACGAGCTGGAGCTGCACTACCAACCGCGGCTGAACCTGGCCGATGGGCGCATCGTCGGCCTGGAGGCGCTGGTGCGCTGGCGGCATGCCGAGCGTGGCCTGTTGCCGCCCAGTGAGTTCGTGCCGCTGGCCGAGCAGAGCGGGTTGATCGTACCGTTGGGCTACTGGGTCATTTCCCGAGCCCTACGTGACATGCAGGCACTGTGCGAGGGTGGGCTGGAGCCGCTGCACATGGCGGTCAACCTGAGCTTCCGGCAGTTCCAGGACAGCCAGTTGCTGGCGACCTTGAGCCGGCTGATCATCGAGCATGGTGTCGATGCCCGCTGGCTGGAATTCGAACTGACTGAAACAGCGGTGATGCGCCGCAACGAGCTGGTACGCCAGACCATGGATGCCCTGGGGCGCCTGGGCGTGCGTTTCTCGCTGGATGACTTCGGTACCGGGTTCTCTTCGTTCGTGCATCTCAACAGCCTGCCGATCACCTTGCTCAAGGTGGACCGCAGCTTCGTCGCCGAAATGGAAATGCGTGAAGAGAACCGCAAGCTGGTGCACGCCATGATCAACCTGGCGCACAACCTCAACCTCGAGGTAGTGGCCGAGGGAGTGGAGAGTGAAGAGCAGCTGGCCTTGTTGCGCGGGTTCGGTTGTGACCAGGTGCAGGGCTTCCTGGTCAGCAAGCCGCTGCCGGTGGGGGAGTTGATGGAGTTCTTGCTGGATTACAGCAAGCCGAAGCTGATTAGCCTGTGA